TTTTAATGCATCATAAGTATTTAATAATTCCTGAGTTAAAACTGCCACCCCAGGAACATTACGAGCAGAAAGCTCAAGGTTGTTATACCTTTCTTGCAAAACAATCAAGGGTTTTTTTAATCCCAAGCTATTTTTTACTTCTACAAACTTTTTGGTTTTAATTTCTGGAAAGTCAAACTTGTCTACTATTTTTAATCTATTTTCTTTTAAAAGAGAACTTAAAGCCATCTTTAAGGCCAATCTCTTAACCTTTTTATTTACCTTAAAAGAATAATCTCTAGGCTGAGGTCCATGTATCACTGCTCCACCTCTCCATAAAGGAGAACGAATTGTTCCTGCTCTAGCTCTACCTGTTCCTTTTTGCCTCCAAGGTTTACGGCCCCCTCCACGTATCTTAGCTCTATTCTTAACACTTACCGTACCTTGACGTTTAGCTGCCAAATGAGCCCTTACAACAAAATGGAGCAATTCAGGGCGAACCTCTAGGCCGAAGACATCCTCTCGTAACTCAATATCTCCAACTTCCTGATTTGTCTGAGAATATACTTTTGCCTTAATCATCTTCTTTTGCCTCTTAGCTCTGCTTTCGTAGTAATACTAAGCTATTTTTAGGTCCTGGAATCTGACCCTTGATTAAAATAACATTGTCCTCTGGCCTTACACCAACAACCTCCAAGTTACGATAAGTAACTTGTTTATTTCCCATATGGCCAGCCATTTTTTTACCCTTAAACACCTTCCCAGGATAGGCACATTGCCCTATAGCACCTGGAGAACGATGTACTTTTTCAGCACCATGAGAGGCGGGAAGACCTCCAAAACCCCAACGCTTCATAACTCCAGCAAAACCTTTTCCCTTTGAAGTTCCTGTAACGCTAATTCTCTCTCCAGGCTCAAAAATTTCTACAGTAATATCCTGGCCAAGATCAAACTCAGATCCATTTTCAACCCTAAACTCTTTTAAATATCTAAAATATCCTTTTTTTGCTTTTGCAAAATGCCCCTTTAAAGGTTTATTGA
The genomic region above belongs to Desulfonauticus submarinus and contains:
- the rplD gene encoding 50S ribosomal protein L4 codes for the protein MIKAKVYSQTNQEVGDIELREDVFGLEVRPELLHFVVRAHLAAKRQGTVSVKNRAKIRGGGRKPWRQKGTGRARAGTIRSPLWRGGAVIHGPQPRDYSFKVNKKVKRLALKMALSSLLKENRLKIVDKFDFPEIKTKKFVEVKNSLGLKKPLIVLQERYNNLELSARNVPGVAVLTQELLNTYDALKHSEVVIEKEAILKLQERLG
- the rplC gene encoding 50S ribosomal protein L3 codes for the protein MSKGLGIIGKKIGTTRIFGEDGSVVPVTVVQAGPCPVIQVKTKEADGYEAIQLGFEQVSEKKVNKPLKGHFAKAKKGYFRYLKEFRVENGSEFDLGQDITVEIFEPGERISVTGTSKGKGFAGVMKRWGFGGLPASHGAEKVHRSPGAIGQCAYPGKVFKGKKMAGHMGNKQVTYRNLEVVGVRPEDNVILIKGQIPGPKNSLVLLRKQS